In a genomic window of Brettanomyces nanus chromosome 1, complete sequence:
- a CDS encoding uncharacterized protein (BUSCO:EOG09341K6V~EggNog:ENOG41), producing the protein MGNTPTKETRSNASSFGGPGSLSRDILIGGTEPTVGSAGITRKKREKEKERLRRKEEHVCNLIVRYGENVDGGFLAPYSNYKYTLSYKTQVVRDLIIERRLAPFYTPLESYDEDWTDGQLLKQLKKLSLHIPCTSIELQDDEEDPDEHKIYQSVNSLRRKDNKLFKKKLKIRALQLQNEADERYVRDKKTQGSGIRTFADIPSDDLLLKLYRGAQECPICFLYYPKNMNLTRCCVQPICTECFVQMKRLEPHIPHDESGGHHDDERETEVDANPGSEGDSDDLISEPVKCPFCAMPEFGVIYSAPDFKTGIGGTPPSEYRDSSKPIEEEKDEDSSSTKIASSLHDSTKPSRILSVYKGDAQHSRSFSSASQRQSENGTPVKKRRGSLPPTAPGVISIDDIQPDWEQRLLNARSKSARRSAAATALHASSLIVEDSRHSNISNQERSSSVSNRAGDYRGGFSKARSRTLSRQEQVEIEQKMVEEALRLSLLDEEERKLKQKVQQKEQERETEHNKIQTDLEVQRRASSSSPR; encoded by the coding sequence ATGGGTAACACTCCTACCAAAGAGACAAGATCTAACGCTTCCAGCTTTGGGGGTCCCGGATCTCTTTCCAGAGATATCTTGATAGGCGGAACTGAGCCAACCGTCGGTTCAGCCGGAATAACTCGgaagaaaagggaaaaggagaaggagagacTTAGGCGCAAGGAAGAGCATGTGTGCAATTTGATCGTGCGATACGGTGAAAATGTTGACGGCGGATTTCTTGCTCCGTACAGCAACTATAAGTACACCCTATCTTACAAAACACAAGTTGTTCGGGACCTGATTATCGAACGAAGGCTTGCCCCTTTTTATACACCTTTGGAAAGTTACGATGAAGATTGGACTGACGGCCAGTTattgaagcagttgaaaaagCTTTCTTTGCATATTCCATGCACTTCAATTGAATTgcaagatgatgaggaagatcCCGATGAGCATAAGATCTATCAGTCTGTCAACTCCCTGAGGCGTAAGGACAATAAGTTGTTTAAGAAAAAGCTTAAGATAAGAGCCTTGCAGTTGCAGAATGAAGCCGATGAAAGATATGTTCGGGACAAGAAGACCCAGGGCAGTGGTATCCGAACCTTTGCAGATATACCTTCCGATGATCTATTATTGAAACTATATCGTGGCGCTCAAGAATGTCCGATCTGTTTTCTCTACTATCCCAAGAATATGAACTTGACGCGCTGTTGTGTCCAGCCGATATGTACGGAATGCTTTGTACAGATGAAGCGTCTCGAACCTCATATTCCGCATGATGAGAGCGGTGGTCATCACGATGATGAGCGTGAAACAGAAGTGGATGCTAATCCCGGCTCTGAAGGGGATTCCGATGATCTTATAAGTGAACCGGTGAAGTGTCCATTCTGTGCTATGCCAGAATTTGGAGTAATCTACAGCGCTCCGGACTTCAAGACTGGAATTGGCGGTACTCCACCAAGTGAATACCGTGACAGTAGTAAACCAatagaagaggagaaggatgaagacAGTAGTAGCACTAAAATAGCTTCATCTCTACATGATTCTACAAAGCCTTCACGGATATTGTCAGTTTACAAGGGAGATGCTCAACACAGCCGAAGTTTCTCCTCTGCCAGTCAGAGGCAGTCAGAAAATGGAACCCCTGTCAAGAAGCGTCGTGGATCGTTGCCTCCCACTGCACCAGGAGTTATCAGTATCGACGATATTCAACCCGATTGGGAACAGCGACTACTCAATGCCAGATCCAAAAGCGCCAGAAGgtctgctgctgctactgcttTGCATGCATCCTCACTTATAGTGGAAGATTCACGTCATTCGAATATCTCAAACCAGGAGAGATCGTCCTCTGTGTCCAACAGAGCAGGAGACTATAGAGGTGGATTTTCCAAAGCGAGATCAAGAACGTTGAGCCGACAAGAACAGGTAGAAATAGAGCAGAAGATGGTTGAAGAGGCTCTGCGGCTCTCGTTActggatgaagaggaaaggaAGCTGAAGCAAAAGGTTCAGCAGAAGGAACAAGAACGAGAAACTGAGCACAATAAGATACAGACCGATTTGGAAGTACAGAGAAGAGCGAGTTCTTCCAGTCCTCGTTAA
- a CDS encoding uncharacterized protein (BUSCO:EOG093432N4), translating into MVGVQIQGWRNASQQDLVNFISRKSRIILQNVQSNMSSGVLTAFVRSMKDAEELEKCSGIRFAGDTLRIQIIDPVGISGDGRNQVTMNTISILRSFLRARYNASAKMLDLTNMVNDQTLVQNGLFSSSTTSSKFFPALMKLATQDKMDVESINLSDNRLDDNCRYLTELALSYPKLKNLAIGNNKISRLEFFNRLKNKFPYLRELIVSGNPLVANDNPTVLKGIVDIFPRLIIINGQQVRDEAKVNALFNFPVVTKSMFFETPDLSKVAANFIAAYLNMWDGQRHDLLQLYTPDSQFSYQVDTTRVGDAPSGPMSSANGSAGSSWSHYLSHSRNLKRVSGARSRMIRLFVGTDAIGKAFQALPKTQHSLQQNPNLYSMETISFPPLNGMQITLHGEFNETAHPEQPFPEHKSSNRGGRYNNQSRGGSRLEKRSFDRAFVVIPGPGGSFIVASDMLLVKPYSGNLAWSEEQRPVSAPSAVAVIPPVGLASNGVAVPGIGATSNMAPVALAPNQIFPPDVAAKLSPEQQQLVLKIMHETRLNLQFTIMLCEQSNWNYAAAGQNFANSKSQIPPQAYQ; encoded by the coding sequence ATGGTGGGAGTTCAAATTCAAGGATGGAGGAACGCTTCACAACAGGACCTTGTGAATTTTATTAGCAGAAAATCGAGAATCATACTACAGAACGTTCAGTCAAATATGAGCAGCGGTGTGTTGACAGCATTTGTTCGAAGTATGAAAGACGCAGAGGAATTAGAGAAATGTTCAGGTATAAGATTTGCTGGTGACACCTTAAGAATTCAGATTATCGATCCTGTCGGCATCAGCGGTGATGGAAGAAATCAGGTTACGATGAACACGATATCGATTCTTCGCTCCTTTCTTAGAGCTAGATACAATGCTTCTGCTAAAATGTTGGATTTAACCAATATGGTGAACGATCAGACGTTGGTTCAAAACGGTCTCTTTTCCTCATCTACTACTTCATCCAAGTTCTTTCCCGCTCTGATGAAGTTGGCCACTCAGGATAAGATGGATGTTGAGTCTATAAATTTGTCTGACAACCGTTTGGATGACAATTGCAGATACCTAACAGAGTTGGCCTTGAGTTATCccaagttgaagaatctggCTATCGGCAACAACAAGATTTCCCGCTTGGAATTTTTCAACAGGCTAAAAAATAAGTTCCCATACTTAAGGGAGTTGATTGTGTCCGGAAACCCGTTGGTTGCCAATGACAATCCTACTGTTTTGAAAGGTATAGTAGACATCTTTCCTCGACTAATTATAATAAATGGACAGCAAGTTAGAGACGAGGCAAAAGTTAATGCCTTGTTCAACTTCCCTGTTGTTACGAAGTCAATGTTCTTTGAAACACCAGACCTGTCCAAGGTAGCTGCCAATTTCATAGCAGCATATCTCAATATGTGGGATGGTCAAAGACATGATCTTCTGCAATTGTACACTCCTGACTCTCAGTTTTCTTATCAGGTGGATACCACTCGTGTGGGAGATGCACCTTCCGGGCCAATGAGTTCTGCAAATGGGTCGGCTGGCTCGAGTTGGTCTCACTACTTATCGCACTCTAGAAATTTAAAGAGGGTCTCTGGGGCCAGATCCCGCATGATTAGATTATTTGTGGGTACAGATGCCATTGGTAAGGCATTTCAAGCGTTGCCCAAGACACAGCATTCACTACAGCAGAATCCAAACCTTTATTCTATGGAGACTATCTCTTTCCCTCCTCTTAACGGAATGCAAATAACTCTTCACGGTGAGTTCAACGAGACTGCTCATCCTGAGCAGCCGTTCCCCGAACATAAATCGTCTAACAGAGGCGGCAGATACAATAACCAATCCAGGGGGGGAAGTCGCCTTGAAAAAAGATCATTTGACAGGGCTTTCGTCGTTATTCCAGGTCCTGGAGGAAGCTTTATTGTGGCTTCTGATATGTTACTCGTTAAGCCATATTCAGGTAACCTTGCTTGGAGTGAGGAACAGAGACCAGTTTCTGCGCCTAGCGCCGTCGCTGTTATTCCACCGGTTGGTCTGGCAAGTAATGGAGTGGCCGTTCCCGGTATTGGTGCAACTTCTAATATGGCTCCCGTTGCCTTGGCACCAAATCAGATATTTCCTCCCGATGTGGCTGCCAAGTTGAGTCCCGAGCAGCAACAACTCGTGTTAAAAATTATGCACGAGACAAGGTTGAACTTGCAGTTTACTATTATGCTCTGTGAGCAGAGTAATTGGAACTATGCCGCCGCTGGTCAGAATTTTGCCAACTCGAAAAGTCAAATCCCCCCACAGGCGTACCAATGA
- a CDS encoding uncharacterized protein (EggNog:ENOG41), giving the protein MSGLGKPNKSRQPILPLTREDIIGEATPGDTSDDLDSVANSLQSSSNVLTSFAERQNRRSRKRKINESFESRFKIPRYFKRLINVRSLDFETSVWDMINLILKPKQVYKSLYYQKETRDKWSRDDPSFVVLLCGLLTISAVCWGIVFSTGFLGVLKLVLYMVVVDFLLFGAIISSIGWFVANKFLLQSGTTSGFRHNNSYSKWLAKFSIPKHSPIEWAYCFDVHCNSYLMVWVLLYLVQFILLPLLRLENFLSSLIGNTLYLVAMVYYLLITFYGYNTLPFLHKTEYLLSPIPVLALFWLIFSLSGFNIANYMCRSYFR; this is encoded by the coding sequence ATGTCAGGTCTTGGGAAACCGAATAAGAGTCGGCAGCCAATTTTACCGCTAACCAGGGAGGACATCATTGGTGAAGCAACACCAGGGGATACCTCAGATGACCTAGATAGTGTTGCCAATTCATTACAGTCGTCGTCTAACGTGTTAACGTCATTTGCAGAGAGGCAGAACAGACGTTccaggaaaagaaagatcaatgAGAGTTTTGAGTCAAGGTTCAAGATTCCTCGGTATttcaagagattgatcaatGTCAGATCGCTGGACTTTGAAACCTCTGTTTGGGATATGATCAATTTAATACTCAAGCCCAAGCAAGTTTACAAGTCCTTATACTATCAAAAAGAGACTAGGGATAAGTGGTCACGGGATGATCCAAGCTTTGTCGTTTTACTATGTGGTCTACTCACAATAAGTGCTGTTTGCTGGGGTATAGTTTTTTCGACAGGCTTTCTTGGTGTTCTCAAATTGGTGTTATACATGGTGGTTGTGGACTTCCTATTATTTGGCGCCataatttcatcaattggTTGGTTTGTTGCTAacaagtttcttcttcagtcCGGCACCACTTCAGGGTTTCGCCATAACAATTCTTACAGCAAGTGGTTGGCCAAGTTCTCTATCCCTAAACATTCTCCTATAGAATGGGCGTATTGTTTCGATGTTCATTGTAATTCATACTTGATGGTTTGGGTGTTACTATATCTTGTACAATTCATTCTTTTGCCATTACTAAGGCTGGAGAATTTTTTGTCCTCTTTGATTGGTAACACGTTGTACCTTGTGGCAATGGTTTACTACTTGCTGATAACTTTCTATGGTTATAATACGCTTCCCTTCTTGCACAAAACTGAGTACCTTCTTTCACCAATTCCGGTACTAGCTTTATTCTGGTTGATCTTCTCCCTATCTGGCTTCAATATTGCCAACTATATGTGTCGATCCTATTTTAGATAG